A stretch of Fusarium poae strain DAOMC 252244 chromosome 2, whole genome shotgun sequence DNA encodes these proteins:
- the RIB1 gene encoding GTP cyclohydrolase II (BUSCO:35965at5125) encodes MPSDATPGSPAGSSSALPPFYSPKTEPADASTPAHTLDQSIDSLSLSPAPSTPASAPASAHPDPETPIGLEPPPSLLSPSFTPPSTPGTSTPTTAGLRGVPVDSSIPSGGCGSKRPKLLPTLPEVECVVRARIPTVAGTEMFLHLYTNNVDNKEHLAIVFGNNIRSKSLDAVREGETEMDRMVRGAYTGRLFPGRTTSGIGPVTPQEEQPPQPSDEPPLVRIHSECYTGETAWSARCDCGEQLDEAARLMSLPGNKAGGIIIYLRQEGRGIGLGEKLKAYNLQDLGSDTVEANLLLRHPADARSYGLATAMLLDLGRPEVRLLTNNPDKIRAVEGPNREVVVKERVAMVPLSWKGRGGFRSQEVEGYLKTKIEKMGHMLDMASVPR; translated from the exons ATGCCGTCCGATGCGACTCCAGGCTCACCGGCGGGCTCCAGCTCAGCTCTGCCTCCATTTTACTCACCAAAGACAGAGCCTGCCGATGCGTCAACTCCTGCGCACACTCTCGATCAGTCCATAGACTCACTATCTCTCTCCCCCGCTCCCTCCACTCCCGCCTCCGCTCCCGCCTCCGCCCATCCCGATCCCGAGACCCCGATCGGCCTAGAACCCCCGCCATCACTGCTCTCTCCCTCCTTCACGCCCCCTTCTACACCCGGTACTTCTACACCGACGACGGCTGGCCTTCGCGGTGTCCCTGTCGACAGCTCTATCCCCTCCGGAGGATGCGGCTCAAAGAGACCAAAGCTACTCCCGACTCTCCCAGAGGTTGAATGTGTTGTTCGTGCCCGTATTCCCACGGTTGCAGGAACGGAGATGTTCTTGCACCTGTACACCAACAATGTGGACAACAAGGAGCACCTCGCTATCGTGTTTGGCAACAATATCCGAAGCAAGAGTCTAGATGCTGTCCGGGAGGGTGAGACGGAGATGGACCGTATGGTGCGCGGCGCATACACAGGTAGGCTGTTCCCCGGTCGCACAACCAGCGGCATCGGTCCAGTGACCCCTCAGGAGGAACAGCCACCGCAGCCGTCGGATGAGCCACCTCTGGTGAGGATTCATTCCGAGTGCTACACAGGTGAGACGGCGTGGTCAGCGCGATGCGACTGCGgcgagcagcttgacgaAGCAGCGCGCCTCATGAGTCTGCCAGGCAACAAGGCCGGCGGCATCATTATCTACCTGCGACAGGAGGGTCGTGGTATTGGTTTGGGAGAGAAGCTCAAGGCGTACAATCTTCAGGATCTTGGGTCTGACACCGTCGAGGCGAATTTGTTGCTGCGCCATCCTGCCGACGCTCGAAGCTACGGTCTTGCTACAGCTATGTTGCTGGATCTTGGCCGGCCAGAGGTTCGACTGTTGACCAACAATCCCGACAAAATCCGCGCGGTCGAGGGTCCTAACAGGGAGGTTGTGGTCAAGGAGCGAGTGGCCATGGTGCCTTTATCATGGAAGGGTCGCGGCGGTTTCAGAAGTCAGGAGGTGGAGGGTTATCTCAAGACCAAG ATTGAGAAGATGGGTCACATGTTGGATATGGCATCAGTGCCACGATAG
- a CDS encoding hypothetical protein (SECRETED:SignalP(1-23)~TransMembrane:1 (n7-18c23/24o124-143i)), producing MLPLHYFIFTLLTILGFTSTSVCLPTQTLEAQPAPTLSHSLPDTTSMPDSLEERQERNNANPSVFNPPVTAAPDQAEKLASMGWRQTTYYECKTRDGKERCGWHIPVYKAAAQGRRGEIVGWKVVVGIALGLAMLLYGGWCVLSKKGESVAAFNPPRRVQITPASASKSLYPMPKPTPTTRMDRKCDHRMQAAATDITAAASPQPARGYTQAI from the exons ATGTTGCCTTTACACTACTTCATCTTCACCCTCCTCACCATCTTGGGCTTCACAAGTACAAGCGTTTGTCTACCTACACAAACACTAGAAGCtcaacccgcaccaacactaTCGCACTCTCTCCCAGATACAACGAGCATGCCTGATTCTCTGGAAGAAAGACAGGAGAGAAACAACGCCAACCCGTCTGTCTTTAACCCTCCCGTCACCGCGGCGCCTGATCAAGCGGAGAAGTTGGCGAGTATGGGTTGGAGACAGACGACTTACTACGAGTGCAAGACCAGAGACGGAAAGGAGCGCTGCGGGTGGCATATCCCTGTTTACAAGGCCGCTGCCCAAGGTCGAAGAGGGGAGATTGTGGGGTGGAAGGTTGTTGTTGGGATTGCTTTGGGATTGGCTATGCTGTTGTATGGAGGATGGTG TGTATTGAGCAAGAAAGGTGAAAGCGTAGCAGCCTTCAATCCTCCTCGTCGAGTCCAGATAACCCCCGCGTCCGCCAGCAAGTCCCTGTACCCTATGCCAAAGCCGACGCCAACGACGAGGATGGACCGTAAATGTGACCACCGAATGCAAGCAGCGGCCACAGACATAACTGCGGCCGCTTCTCCCCAACCAGCCCGAGGATATACACAAGCCATTTAG
- a CDS encoding hypothetical protein (SECRETED:SignalP(1-18)), whose protein sequence is MFTKFTTIVAAAAALVSANPLPRGESGSCSVTPHDMYSSSIGVLGCKINTNRVAYWPGSVDCNNICVKVSNEGRSVYLLKIDSSGGAHDISYDAWNYLGFGKSATKDPQMGGGINMEYEYVHASKCKDLLDDGKLPLAAANSMNYVASCLSEPKSWVAQNYQLYNINDPVCKHGVNEKCHLNLAVSNQPECPSGLGSVKELKMKVENILYGTGEKAAAL, encoded by the coding sequence ATGTTCACCAAGTTCACCACCATCGTCgcggctgctgctgcccttGTCTCTGCCAACCCTCTCCCTCGAGGCGAGTCTGGCTCTTGCAGCGTCACTCCCCATGACATGTACTCTAGCAGCATTGGAGTCTTGGGCTGCAAGATCAACACCAACCGCGTCGCCTACTGGCCCGGTTCCGTTGACTGCAACAACATCTGCGTCAAGGTCTCCAACGAGGGCCGCTCTGTCTACCTCCTCAAGATTGACTCTTCCGGCGGTGCCCACGACATCTCTTACGATGCCTGGAACTACCTCGGCTTTGGCAAGTCTGCCACCAAGGACCCCCAGATGGGCGGTGGTATTAACATGGAGTACGAGTACGTCCACGCCTCCAAGTGCAAGGACCTCCTCGATGACGGCAAGCTTCCCCTCGCTGCCGCCAACTCTATGAACTACGTTGCCTCTTGCTTGAGCGAGCCCAAGAGCTGGGTCGCCCAGAACTACCAGCTGTACAACATCAACGACCCCGTCTGCAAGCACGGCGTCAACGAGAAGTGCCACCTCAACCTCGCTGTCAGCAACCAGCCTGAGTGCCCCAGCGGCCTCGGTTCCGTCAAGGAGCTCAAGATGAAGGTTGAGAACATTCTCTACGGCACTGGTGAGAAGGCCGCCGCCCTCTAA
- a CDS encoding hypothetical protein (BUSCO:56950at5125): MADNDSPVTLRTRKFIRNPLLGRKQMVVDILHPNRANISKEELREKLGSLYKAQKDQISVFGLRTQFGGGKTTGFALVYDSPEAMKKFEPQYRLVRVGLATKAERASRQQRKQRKNRQKTLRGTAKVKGAKAKKEK; encoded by the exons ATGGCGGACAACGACTCTCCCGTCACCCTCCGAACTCGCAAGTTCATCCGCAACCCTCTGCTGGGCCGTAAGCAGATGGTCGT TGACATCCTCCACCCCAACCGTGCCAACATCTCCAAGGAGGAGCTCCGTGAGAAGCTCGGTTCTCTCTACAAGGCCCAGAAGGACCAGATCTCCGTCTTTGGTCTCCGAACCCAGTTCGGTGGTGGCAAGACCACCGGCTTCGCTCTCGTCTATGACTCCCCCGAGGCCATGAAGAAGTTCGAGCCTCAGTACCGATTGGTGCGCGTTGGTCTCGCCACCAAGGCCGAGCGTGCTTCCCGACAGCAGC GCAAGCAGCGCAAGAACCGACAAAAGACCCTCCGAGGTACGGCAAAGGTCAAGGGTGCCAAGGCGAAGAAGGAGAAATAA
- a CDS encoding hypothetical protein (BUSCO:42557at5125), with product MSSTNTQVDRFCHQYLQLEPDLDFPEPALLKTSQVQNEFYQRLFADGAVRYGPPPRFQLRTLKELMSRIEASIDDWEEYGVSDDLMSVLSLFLANPLPSEATSAQQKAYVTYHLSELCQEDHRDQTSRPPHITLLENRSLISGSGTTGLRTWEAALHLGSYLCQNRHIIKDKRVLELGAGTGYLSILCANYLDSQHVISSDGSDDVINNLPDNLFLNDLQDSTRVTPMDVKWGHALMGTEEEKWNGGRPIDVVLGADITYDNGVIAALIGTLIEIFELHPHVEVFISATQRNEKTFQAFLDQCQANGLSVEVLQFAIPKRQDQQGPFYNDNVAIHICKVSKA from the exons ATGTCGTCTACAAATACACAAGTTGACCGGTTCTGTCATCAATATCTACAGTTGGAACCTGATTTGGACTTTCCAGAGCCCGCCCTCTTAAAGACGTCTCAGGTTCAAAATGAGTTTTACCAGAGATTATTTGCAGATGGTGCTGTTCGATATGGTCCCCCTCCACGTTTCCAGCTTCGAACGCTCAAAGAACTCATGTCACGAATTGAAGCTAGCATAGATGACTGGGAAGAGTAT GGAGTTTCTGACGACTTGATGTCTGTCCTCTCGTTATTTCTGGCAAACCCATTACCTTCAGAAGCAACCTCTGCTCAGCAAAAGGCCTACGTCACTTACCATCTCTCTGAACTTTGTCAAGAGGATCATCGTGATCAAACTTCCCGTCCCCCTCACATTACCCTTCTTGAGAACCGCTCTCTCATATCGGGCTCAGGGACGACTGGTTTACGGACGTGGGAAGCTGCCCTCCATTTGGGGTCTTATCTCTGCCAAAACAGGCACATCATCAAAGACAAGCGTGTCCTAGAGCTGGGAGCCGGTACGGGGTACCTATCCATCCTCTGCGCAAACTATCTCGACTCTCAACATGTCATCTCATCAGATGGCTCTGACGACGTGATCAACAATCTCCCCGATAACCTCTTCCTCAACGACCTTCAGGATTCCACACGTGTGACACCAATGGATGTGAAATGGGGTCACGCACTTATGGGTACCGAAGAAGAGAAATGGAATGGTGGCCGCCCTATTGATGTCGTGCTTGGCGCCGATATTACCTACGACAACGGCGTGATAGCAGCCCTGATCGGAACTTTGATCGAGATATTCGAGCTTCACCCGCACGTCGAGGTGTTCATCTCAGCGACTCAGCGCAACGAAAAGACCTTTCAGGCATTCCTCGACCAGTGCCAAGCCAACGGCCTTTCCGTAGAGGTCCTACAATTTGCTATTCCCAAGCGACAAGACCAACAGGGCCCATTCTACAATGACAATGTCGCTATCCACATTTGCAAGGTTTCCAAAGCCTAA
- a CDS encoding hypothetical protein (BUSCO:59064at5125), translated as MASAGAQTYTMALQKYMLLTEQHQDLCDRLDQIRPEFSTSSRSQFSSPSTSPTRSSSSSSLSLPPSPKRHSRSGRHHSRSHARCSGWENHNELTTIPDEETIYEISTEEQRLSEVNESIKRTLTELLNCSSVRADRAFRTWVQTRLMETEKELRSGRRRRSSGNE; from the coding sequence ATGGCATCCGCCGGCGCGCAAACATACACCATGGCTCTCCAGAAGTACATGCTTCTCACAGAGCAACATCAAGATCTTTGTGATCGCCTCGACCAGATCCGTCCCGAATTCAGCACATCAAGCCGCTCTCAATTCTCTTCACCATCTACCTCGCCAACCcgatcatcatcctcatcatctctcTCACTACCACCTTCGCCGAAGCGCCACTCCCGAAGTGGACGTCACCACTCGCGCTCCCATGCCCGCTGCAGCGGCTGGGAAAACCACAATGAACTCACAACGATTCCCGATGAGGAGACAATTTACGAAATCTCAACAGAAGAGCAACGCCTTTCCGAGGTCAACGAGAGCATCAAGCGTACCTTGACAGAACTCCTCAACTGCAGCAGTGTTCGCGCCGATCGTGCTTTCAGAACATGGGTACAGACAAGACTCATGGAGACGGAAAAGGAACTTCGCAGTGGCCGAAGACGCAGAAGCTCCGGCAACGAGTAA
- the CYP6 gene encoding Peptidyl-prolyl cis-trans isomerase cyp6 (BUSCO:31481at5125), with protein sequence MSVLLETSAGDIVIDLLVDHAPKLCENFLKLCKVKYYNFSPVHSVQKNFSFQTGDPLGPLSKDSDGGSSIWGHVSGDPSERTFPAFFHPKLKHLERGTVSMATAPLQSDPDVRVAGSQFIITLGQDTDFLDGKAAIFGKVVEGFEALDKINEAIVDEKGHPLIDIRIKHTVILDDPYADPPGLREPSSSPPPTEQQLKTVRIADEAALHEDDNVDEEELERRRRNREAQAQALTLEMMGDLPFAEVKPPENVLFVCKLNPVTGDEDLELIFGRFGKILSCEVIRDQKTGDSLQYAFIEYEDKASCEAAYFKMQGVLIDDRRIHVDFSQSVSKLSDVWRKDTNSKRRVTAGRGGWGGVDELEKRRQYRDEGERVTGGNYRMVYGEEDMKGKVGRNGPKQEKNDIPPPGPRDNGEPSRQRSRSRSPQPRDRSRDRYHKPRDDRRGDRRDRDRRDQDRNRYRDRDHRDRGREKDRYGRDDYDRRSRR encoded by the exons ATGTCGGTTCTCCTAGAGACCAGCGCTGGTGACATTGTTATCGATCTGTTGGTCGATCATGCGCCAAAACTATGCGAAAA CTTTCTTAAGCTTTGCAAGGTCAAATACTACAACTTCTCCCCCGTTCACTCTGTTCAAAAGAACTTCTCCTTCCAAACCGGCGATCCTCTCGGCCCTCTCTCGAAAGACTCTGATGGCGGTTCTTCAATATGGGGTCACGTATCCGGCGACCCGTCCGAGCGAACCTTTCCAGCCTTCTTCCATCCCAAGTTGAAACACTTGGAGCGAGGAACGGTTAGCATGGCCACAGCGCCTCTCCAGTCCGACCCCGATGTTCGCGTCGCAGGCTCCCAGTTCATCATCACACTTGGCCAAGATACGGACTTCTTAGATGGTAAGGCGGCGATCTTTGGAAAGGTGGTTGAAGGCTTCGAGGCGTTGGACAAGATCAACGAGGCGATCGTGGACGAGAAGGGGCACCCGCTTATCGACATTCGCATCAAGCATACTGTTATTCTAGACGATCCTTATGCCGACCCACCTGGTCTGAGGGAACCTAGCTCGAGCCCTCCTCCTACCGAACAGCAATTGAAGACCGTCCGGATCGCGGATGAGGCAGCGCTACACGAAGACGACAatgttgatgaggaggagTTGGAGCGGAGGCGTCGCAATAGGGAGGCACAGGCCCAAGCTCTCACTCTGGAAATGATGGGAGATTTGCCATTTGCCGAAGTCAAGCCTCCCGAGAACGTCCTGTTCGTCTGTAAACTGAACCCCGTGACGGGAGACGAGGATCTTGAACTCATCTTTGGCCGATTTGGCAAGATCTTGAGTTGTGAAGTTATCAGGGACCAAAAGACCGGCGACAGTTTGCAATACGCATTCATCGAATACGAGGACAAGGCATCCTGCGAAGCCGCCTACTTCAAGATGCAGGGAGTTCTAATTGACGACCGACGTATTCACGTGGACTTTTCCCAGAGTGTCAGCAAACTCAGCGATGTCTGGCGAAAAGACACCAACAGCAAACGCAGAGTAACTGCTGGCCGAGGTGGTTGGGGAGGTGTTGACGAGCTCGAGAAGCGTCGCCAGTACCGTGATGAAGGAGAGCGGGTCACGGGCGGTAACTACAGAATGGTCTACGGAGAAGAGGATATGAAAGGCAAAGTGGGCAGGAATGGGCCCAAACAAGAAAAGAACGATATCCCTCCGCCGGGACCTCGTGATAATGGAGAACCATCACGACAACGAAGCAGGAGTCGAAGCCCACAACCAAGAGACCGAAGTCGGGATCGTTACCACAAGCCAAGAGATGATCGTCGAGGGGATAGAAGAGATAGGGACCGTCGCGATCAAGATAGAAACCGATACCGGGACCGCGATCACCGAGACCGAGGCAGAGAGAAGGATCGATACGGTCGGGATGACTATGACCGTAGGTCTAGAAGATAA
- a CDS encoding hypothetical protein (BUSCO:23840at5125) — translation MQVPLIRLQCGVNSYAWGKKGDDSAAARFAAATPSDDLKIESDTPYAELWMGTHPSNPSRDLKTGRTLLELCEDNQALLSQTISAHYGSKLPFLFKVLSIAKALSIQAHPNKRLAEQLHARDPKNYPDDNHKPEMAIAITPFEGLCGFRPLAEIVHFLDTVPALRALVGDDAAKEFAQVAKDGEEGVTDEKKKLLKKVFGALMSSSAEDIAEQMPKLAEQAEKEGADFAGGGVVATSGEKLAELVKRTHGEFGDDIGCFVLFFLNFVTLEPGEALFLVADDIHAYISGDIMECMAASDNVVRAGFTPKFKDVSTLVDMLTYNFAPIEEQKMAPTDYPYATLNRAGYSSGSAVVLYDPPILEFSVVRSVLRGDGAKATFDPLEGPSIVICTGGRGKISIGPTSAEMKEGYVYFVGSTAELVLESEGGEDDEFTTFKAFCEMDEEAEKQKL, via the exons ATGCAGGTTCCTCTGATTCGCCTACAATGCGGTGTCAACTCGTACGCCTGGGGCAAAAAGGGCGACGATTCTGCCGCTGCTCGATTCGCTGCAGCTACACCGTCTGATGATCTCAAGATCGAGTCTGACACCCCATACGCCGAG CTTTGGATGGGAACGCACCCCTCCAACCCCTCCCGAGACCTCAAGACCGGCCGAACCCTCTTAGAACTCTGCGAAGACAACCAAGCGCTTCTCTCCCAGACAATTTCTGCACACTACGGCAGCAAGCTCCCCTTTCTCTTCAAGGTTCTCTCGATAGCAAAGGCGTTGTCTATTCAGGCCCATCCCAACAAGAGGCTTGCCGAGCAGCTTCACGCCCGCGATCCAAAGAACTACCCCGATGACAACCACAAGCCCGAGAtggccatcgccatcacGCCCTTCGAAGGACTTTGCGGTTTCCGACCCCTCGCTGAAATTGTACACTTTCTTGACACTGTACCTGCGCTGCGAGCGCTCGTGGGCGATGATGCTGCAAAGGAGTTTGCGCAGGTCGCCAAGGATGGTGAGGAGGGTGTTAcagacgagaagaagaagttattGAAGAAGGTCTTTGGAGCGCTCATGTCTTCTTCGGCTGAGGATATCGCTGAGCAGATGCCCAAGCTAGCTGAGCAAGCAGAAAAGGAGGGTGCTGATTTCGCTGGCGGTGGTGTCGTTGCTACTTCTGGCGAGAAGCTCGCTGAGCTCGTCAAGCGAACACATGGCGAGTTCGGTGACGATATCGGCTGCTTTGTGCTGTTCTTCCTCAATTTTGTTACGCTCGAGCCTGGAGAGGCTCTGTTTCTGGTCGCTGATGACATTCACGCATACATCTCTGGCGACATTATGGAGTGCATGGCTGCATCTGACAACGTTGTCCGCGCCGGTTTCACGCCCAAGTTCAAAGACGTGTCTACTCTGGTCGACATGCTAACCTACAACTTTGCTCCCATTGAGGAACAAAAGATGGCGCCAACAGACTACCCCTACGCAACACTCAACCGCGCAGGTTACAGCTCCGGCTCAGCAGTTGTTCTATACGACCCCCCGATCTTGGAATTCAGCGTCGTGCGCAGCGTTCTCCGCGGCGACGGCGCTAAAGCCACATTTGATCCTCTCGAGGGTCCCAGCATCGTCATCTGCACAGGCGGTCGCGGAAAGATCTCTATCGGACCTACGAGCGCTGAGATGAAGGAGGGGTATGTTTACTTTGTGGGATCGACTGCTGAGCTTGTTCTCGAGTCTGAGGGCGgtgaggatgatgagtttACGACGTTCAAGGCGTTTTGCgagatggatgaagaagcggagaagcagaagcttTAG
- a CDS encoding hypothetical protein (BUSCO:41029at5125): MANREKPSRDELKNLQEDLGPYYQIPLKPRRSGTHSRENSFQESLRQSSNTPEPKRSSSKRQDPSSRDSTPNRPSKSRTKNQSRDITSDVGTPKRSSPGRSETNTPRPESVKPPDRNNRDMSQRNRSGRASNRNNGNSHGEEVQIWELCKSQMGEIVSGINAENDSLTELVTMDKQVGAMDLEKIPGDSLKEMEQLCRAGVKHSEANMSSLKNTIEQLKVLRAVVHAKEQQDAQAAGPGKRQARDTTAAASSLYDFDGAGDSPVPSPIGGNSRKYGDRAREREREREREREREKERERDRDRDRDSMPPKADSVEPQGSVGSGVGSGNNKSKVVFQKGDTVAFKPKQVNSGDSAPDWILGEVAQVMGEGKSRRYKVLDIEPEDQNKQKEYRSSASSMIPITPESQASTLKDWESGKVVLALYPNTTTFYKAEVHSMDNDGKVNLKFEGENDSSTLQQVERRFVIEYRA, from the coding sequence ATGGCTAACAGGGAGAAGCCTTCGCGGGACGAACTCAAGAACCTTCAAGAAGACCTCGGCCCTTATTACCAAATCCCTCTCAAACCCCGAAGAAGTGGTACTCATTCGAGAGAGAATAGCTTTCAAGAGTCTCTGCGCCAATCCTCAAACACGCCCGAGCCCAAACGTTCGAGCTCAAAGCGACAGGATCCTTCCAGCAGAGATTCGACACCGAACCGACCCTCCAAGTCGAGGACCAAGAACCAGAGCAGGGACATTACATCCGACGTGGGCACGCCCAAGCGGTCGTCCCCAGGCAGAAGTGAAACCAATACCCCGCGCCCAGAGTCGGTGAAGCCGCCGGACCGCAATAATCGCGACATGTCACAACGAAATCGCAGTGGGCGCGCGTCCAACCGCAACAATGGCAATTCACACGGAGAGGAAGTGCAGATCTGGGAGCTGTGCAAAAGCCAGATGGGAGAAATTGTCTCGGGGATCAATGCCGAGAATGACAGTCTTACAGAGCTTGTCACCATGGACAAGCAAGTCGGCGCCATGGATCTGGAAAAGATCCCCGGAGATTCATTGAAAGAGATGGAACAACTATGCCGAGCAGGTGTTAAACACTCCGAGGCTAACATGTCATCACTCAAAAATACTATCGAGCAGCTCAAAGTGTTGCGCGCCGTGGTGCACGCAAAGGAACAGCAGGATGCCCAAGCGGCAGGGCCCGGTAAGCGACAGGCTCGAGATACTACAGCGGCGGCTTCTTCGCTCTACGATTTTGATGGAGCTGGAGACTCACCTGTCCCTAGTCCCATCGGGGGGAACTCACGGAAGTACGGTGATCGAGCCAGAGAACGTGAGCGCGAACGCGAACGCGAACGGGAGAGAGAGAAGGAAAGAGAACGAGACCGCGACCGCGACCGTGACAGCATGCCACCCAAGGCCGATAGTGTCGAGCCTCAGGGGTCAGTGGGTAGCGGCGTCGGATCCGGGAATAACAAGTCCAAAGTCGTCTTTCAAAAAGGTGACACGGTCGCATTCAAACCGAAACAAGTGAACAGTGGTGATTCAGCACCAGATTGGATACTAGGTGAAGTTGCGCAGGTGATGGGAGAGGGTAAGAGCCGACGCTACAAGGTCCTTGATATAGAGCCTGAGGACCAGAACAAACAGAAGGAATACCGATCAAGTGCTAGCAGTATGATCCCCATCACGCCTGAAAGTCAGGCATCTACGCTCAAAGATTGGGAGTCGGGCAAAGTGGTGCTAGCGCTATACCCGAACACAACGACATTCTACAAAGCCGAGGTTCACAGCATGGACAATGATGGCAAGGTCAACCTCAAATTTGAAGGGGAAAACGACTCATCAACGCTGCAGCAGGTTGAGAGAAG